caaatggttctcGTACTCCTCCGAACTCTTCGAGtacaccagaatgtcatcaataaacaccactacgaatcggtccaagtactaatggaaaatcctgttcatcagatccataataCCGTTGGAACATTAAGAacttgtagtggccatatctagttcggaaagcaatCTTCGCCCTATCCTCAGATcgaaccctcacttgatgatatcctaatcgtaggtcaatctttgaaaagacctgagACCCCTGCAGCTGGTcgaagagatcatcaatatgaggcaaTGGGTAGTGATTCTTCACggtcaccttattgatctcacggtaatcaatgcacatacgcatcgacccgtccttcttcttcacaaacagtactggagctccccagggcgaaacacaaggttgaatgaaacccctatccagtaattcctataacagctccttcaactctcgaagttttgttggagccatccagtacagagctttagagattggtgccttaccaaGAAGCAAATTTATCGCGAACTCCACCTTATGATccgaaggtaaaccgggtaaatcatttggaaacacattcTAAAACTCACTGACTActtgaatatcctcgagcctcaactcatcccatgatggttccctcacacaagccAAGTACCCCCGACATCCTTCCAAGAAAAATCACCTTGcctgcaatgctgatagaatctgtggcgtcgaacgcacacacgatcccacaaactcatactcctgctccccaagaggtttgaacactacctccttcctatgacagtcgatcacaacgtttctagagaataaccaatccattcccaatataacATTAAACCCTAACATGTCGTATACTGCAAGGTTTGCTGGTAGCAGTTTCCCCTGGATTACTACTAGGCAGTCTTCCAACAttctcctacagaatgatatacttCCAGATGGTGTGGCTACAGACAATTCCTCTTCCATGACTTTGGTTTCCaccccacatagtttcacaaaattaacagatataaaggagtgggtcgcacccgaatcaaataaaactacaactctatttaaaagcaacatcatagtacctgtcaccacattccccgcatacTCAACATCGGCTGGAGTAAGCAAGTACACCCTTGCTAGAGCTGTATTCGTCTGGTGGGTTCCCCGGGATACCTAATTACTCCCCTGATTCTGACTCaaagaaggcgtacccctcttcGGTGCGTGACAATCCCGATCCCTGTGATCCGACtgaccacagttgtagcagttacccccaaacggctggcgctcaccgctatgccatctgcGGCACCTAGTACAACAATCACCCacctggctcatctgagaaccctGATGCTTGGTATTCTATCGGTAATtcgagcccctgttcctcttcttccaagATCTCTGATGAGATCCAGACTAAAAatcagaaggtactggcctcttcttcggctcTGATCCTCCTTGTCCTCTTGAATACTGGTCTCAatcatagtggctttatccaccaaaaccaaaaactcacggatctgaagcatacccactaatttgcggatgtccttcctcaggcccttctcgaacctccgagtcttctcgtactcattcgagatcaaacacggcgcaaactgagataactctatataccgagtagcatacccctgcaccgtcatactcctcTGAGTCAGTGCAGAAAACTTATCCGCCTTAGCGTCACGTATAGAAGTCaggaagtatttgtcaaagaacacttccttgaaacggctctAAGATATCTCTGCATAACCAGCTGTAAGAACCCGTACCGTGATATTTggttttaaataaataagaaagggataaattagaatttgaacaggcttcatcgacaaagccagagttcatcgacgaaggctttgtatttctcgttgacgaagtttagaggctcgttGATGAAGAGAAGCCGAGGGCTTTCGAAAAATCAGAGAtcccagactcgtcgacgagttattGGTCTTGTTGACGAGAATACTATagtgcctcgtcaacgaggacgcaattcgtcgatgagaagtggccaggtcaaagggctataaataaaagttttcattacttctcaactaagaaaactaaatcctatctctccatctctctagaactctccctactctccatctatctagatttcttcgctgttcGTCATTAGAATCatgaatttgaagttaccacgaggatcgtggaaggattatctacaagttctatggatcgaaatcccgtttcggagatttttggggttcggcttaaaatcgaggtaaggctcgaatttcaattttaatctggtagttttgtagggaatagtcttgtgagtatattttgtactgttgattgtaggttttgaactcagttcgctgtttagggaccttagagtttgggatttgctattcggagaaaaggtaaggggaattgtgtttatatcgattatttttgaaatcagacttggtggaactgtggttcatggtcctgtgtatgttttggccactcatttgggggggatctaatgagaaaaactatgggtttttcatgattatagttttgggaaaaagggggcgatgggctgcatccctagttttgttgaaaaccgaacatatatgttgatttatactgtgttatgggGATGGTCGTGCCATGACTTGTTTTAAgctatatatgtttggaaaaccataattttagattaccaaatgggtgtggtttgtttggttatatgagcatgcatatatGTGTGATTAGTTTAAATGCTTGTAGGAACGGGGTTTCGAATTTTTTCTAGGTATTGAGAGTGTCTGACTATATACTCGAGggtgtatgaaatcgctggccatagattaATAGAGTGTtcggttctatatccgagggcataagCCTATTCTGGCAGATAAGGcaaaagggtgtggatccaccaatttagcgccggtacgatgccatgggagtcagggactagccttGTGCTAGTGGAGCCATGTTCGcgagttggctatgggccaacgccgtatgtcacgGGCTGACTTCGGgctgatgggtgtgacgacatagggattgctgatcatgtgtatgtgtgcgtgtatgcactgtgtaaaattagtactagactacatttaactgtgtgtatgctgcatcatgataacactcaaatgccacacaccgatataacctgtgttcttccttaccgagaggtgtctcacccctattatacgtacatttttaaggtccttcgagtaactggaactagcgtcctggtgtagggagcatagtggccggtgtactgcggttagcgcttgggtaagtgctagaaTGTGTTTTGgtaggttgccattttgggatgtgttgggcacgcAGTTGTACATTGTATGATAAAGCctatttctgctcttgtatagactctggtatggtactacatatatATAATGACCTTTTCCGTTGCGTGTATTCTTTGTGTTTGGATGtatttagggtgcctaggaacccaatggggttggaccctcatcctttgttctgtatcttggatgttttgtatgatacagggactggttagattacattttcacccctaggtcccattttcaagttcggggcgtgacactagccctctgcttctccagcagagtCACGGTAGTCCACCATTGCCCTGGCTCCCCAGATAACTAGAAGGTTGCATAAAGAACTCTCTGCCTATCTTtgtagtgtaggacctccaagatcctctcaatcttctcaacccagtcctttcctattgtcgggtcatgtccccctgagaatgtcggaggatgcatgtgtgtgaacctcttaatggtgcaTCCCACAGACGTAGGAGAACGTTTGCGTCTCCTGACACTCCGCCTGATCTCCTATAGGACCTGTCTTGTCTGTCCTCGAGGCacagtaggagactcatcactcgtcaTATCCttggagccactttccaagtcattatccttgggctccattctgaaaacacaacAGAGTTTTATCAAGACTCCTACAacatatacagttaacacaattatctaaccctaatcatgttaactatcacctgtcaggtctaggtctatcctatcacactaacacgaaagtcatcaatggtttgccgtgattttactgaaatcatcattctaggaaaaacacagaagaccactGACGAGTCTCGGTTTAGCAACAGAAcatccctcaaccaactctaccctcATCCAACCTCCTATGCTATGGCATGTACAcacagctatgcctaaccaagtatGTAAGACTTagcaacttggttagctctaataccaagttatCACGCGCCGAACCCAGTAATTGGACTcgagggtgaaaaagtaacctaacctcTCCCTGTATCATATAAGatcaagatacagtacaatgaatgagagttcgaccccgtggggtttccaaGCACCCTATACATATCCACATACACAACAAATACAGAGCAGAAAATAAGTATTTCTATACACAAACTATACCTTACCAGAGTCTATAAAAGGAGTCAACTCCACAAAAATGCAACACAAACTCGGGTGTTAGCTAAAACCACCAACAGACCACCcaatacagtcctagtacttacccaagtacttctcacagtacactgaccactacgctcctaacaacaggatgctagtttcggttactcgaatgacctgaaaaatatacacgtacagtaggggtgagacacctttcagtaaggcaaatacatgttatatcggtgtgtgacatttgagtattatcatgacagcaaaacatacataattaaatgcaattccagtattttcacaaaacggTTCCAttacagtgcatacacacacacacacacacacacacatgatcaacccagtgtcatcacacccttcggcctgtaGCCGACCAGCGATACACGACGTCCTCGGAACATGGCgaaccctaggctcccatggcatcgtaccggtacaaactggtggatctacacccttcggtgatcagccggtaaggctcacaccctcggatatagagccaaacactcttgccaaacatgacctagcgatttcatacgctcacgaatatagagtcgaacactctttcaAAACTCGAAATaactcggaacccagttcctattgcatttcaataaaatacaaccataaatgctcatataaccaaacaaaccacacccatttggaaaTCCGAAAATCATGTTCtctaaacatatacagtttaatatAAAGTCAAGGCATGTCCATCCCTATTACActatataaatcaccatatatatatatatactattttcaacaaaactagggatgcaacccaatagcccttttttcccaaaactgtaacatgaaaaacccataattttacctgtcagatccccccaaatgagtaacaaAAACGCatataggaccgtgaaccacagttctactaagtccgatttcaaaaataaccaacataaactgaatccccttacctttcccaaaatgacaaatcctgaactccaaggctcctaaatagcgaatcgagttccaaaacctacataccacAATACAAAAATATGCTCACAAACCTATTCTCTAAACAACTGCCCGAATTAGatttgaaaaccgagccttacctcaattccgAGCCAAAACCCGAAGATACCCGAATCAATgatccaatccatagaacttgtagaaaatccttccctgatccttgtggtaacgtcggatctacAATTCCCGCTAcatacgacgaagaaatctagagaaataGAGAATaggttgagttttcttagctgaaaagtaatgaaaatatctatttataactgaatttgagttttcttagttgggaaataatgaaaatatctatttataaccctttgacccgaccactcctcgtcgacgagactctacCCTTCGTCGTtgagaactacaaagacttcatcgacaaactctgatttcgtcgacaaagcttgcttaattaccaatttacccatctcttaattaattaattttcctatatcatggttcgggttcttatatTAGAACTAAATCTCAACTTGTTCCTAGTAGTTAGAACTAAtgcaaaatatattaaatcagtatTAATATTTATGTACACACACAAAGACACAATATTACAAATGTATATAAGCATGCACAAGTATTGTTAACATAAATTGTGTGTTCGTAAAAAAACAATCAAGctttaaatcttaaaaaaaatataataataagtaataataattgttttatttttatattagtAAGATAATGAGTAAGCCattctcaaaaaaaataaaataaaatcataagATATTAATGCAGCAGCCAGTGCCAACTTGACCATAAGACCATTGAACAGTTTGCCTAGGACcctattaacattatttattatatcATCTCTTCCCATGTATTTATTTTTCCACTATCTCAAAAGTTGGcatccctaatttttttttttgtaatattaatattatttatgttgtcatctctttttaaaaattgattttcccCCTATCTCAAAagtaaatataatttaattttttcttttttaaatttcaatataatcttggatataaaattttaattaataattttacatttcaaaagataaaaaaattaattttaaataaaaataaaaataaaaaatattattaatgatCCGTAATTAAATCATTCCACTGTGAAGAGCCGGCCCCGCGGCAGCATAGGATTGATCAATGGCGGATAGTAACTTCACCTTTACGGACATCAACTTGATAAGATCTTTTTggaataaatataataataatatacagtCATCGTCTCCTCTGCAGATTTTTTTGAATGGCTGTTTGTTTCCACCATAATCATCAACCCCAACGCATATGGCAGGCTggattttcaaaatatgaacataAAATATTGCAGTCTTTTTTGTCAAATTCTCTTTAAACAATTATTTTTTCGCAGGAAAACTGCAAAACagtacaaaaataaaattaaaaaaaaagccGTCACTCATTAGCCACGCAGTGCTTCCTGCgcgtatataaatatgcataaacCCTCAAAGCCCTTCACCAATCCAAACCCATCTCCTACAAAGTATCACCATGGAAGCCATGGCAGCTACTTCGTCACCCTTCTTCGTTTCAGGAGATAATAATCTCCATCTCGTCACCGTTCCCATCTTGCTTCTTCTCCctctcctcttcctctttcttaaACACAGGTACTCCAAGCACCACAACCTCCCGCCGGGACCGTTCCCGTGGCCCATCATCGGCAACATCGCCTCCGTTGGGTACAAGCAGCACGAGGACCTCGCCAAGCTGGCCGAGGTCCATGGCCCCCTCATGTCCCTCCGCATGGGCTCCCAGCTGGTGGTCATCGGCTCCAACAAGGCCGCCGCCACCGAGATTCTCAAGACCCACGACCGCACCCTCTCGGGGAGGATTCCGCCGCACGTCTCCCCGGCGAAGAGCCCCGAGCGGAATCACCTCTCCATGGGGTGGACCTTCGAGTGCACGGAGCAGTGGAAGTTCCTGCGGACTCTGTGCCGGACGGAGCTGTTCGGCGGCAAGATTCTGGACTCCAGGATGGATATAAGGGCGCGGAAGATTGAGGAGATGGTGGATTTTTTGGCGACGAAGGAAGGGCAATTGGTGACGATAAGGGAGGTATTGTTTTCGACGGCGTTTAACGTGCTTGGGAACGTTCTGATGTCGAAGGATTTCTTGGCGTTGGAGGATGGGGAGGGCCAGGTGATGTGTGACATAGCGAGGAATCTGATGGAGCTTTGGACCAAACCTAACATTTCTGATTTGTATCCATTTCTGGGGGGATTGGATATTCAGGGTCGGAAGAGAGAGGCGTATAAGTGCAGCGAGAGGTTGTATAACGTGTGGAGAGGTAGGATGaaggagaaaagagaaagaatGAGAAGAGGTGAGGAGAGGGCGACCAGAGACTTCTTGGATGTTTTGCTCGACAACAATTTTACTGACGATCAGGTCGACGTTATGTTCTTggtatgctctctctctctctctctctctctctcacacacacacacacacacacacacacacacgcacacacacatttTGGGCGGCCTATATTTCAAGTCGTAATTTAAATTTAAGTGACTTTAGAACCAACTCAACATACTTTCGTTTCACATCTTACTCAAATCCACGCAAATCAAATTTGTCAAATCTAAGGACCTTATTTGAGAGGTGAGTTGGtactttttgaaattttgaaacctAAACTTTTAGATTTTGCTAGATGACCTTTCTCTTAATATgatcaataaatatttttttttgagcAATTTTAATGAAATGATACTATATTACTTGTAGTTTGGATAACATGAGTTATAaaatatctttatttatttattagtattattgaTTATTTGGTCTTAAGTATTAATCATATGCTTTTATTATTCAGTCAATACCTATATACGTTAAGACTTACATTTGTATTGGTACAGGAATTATTTCTTGCAGGAACTGATACTAGTACCTCAACAGTTGAATGGGCTATTGCAGAACTATTTAAGCATCCAAAGATGTTGAataaaatttgtgaagaactTGAGAAGGAAGCTCCAAAAGGCTACTTGAAAGAGACTGATATTGCTCGCTTTCCCTACTTGCAAGCGTGCGTAAAAGAAACCCTACGACTGCATCCTGCAGCACCAATTATTCCTCGTCGATCGACCGAGAAATGCGAAGTTATGAACTATACCATCCCAGAAGACACCCAAGTTCTAGTAAACATTTGGTCAATTGGTAGAGATCCTGAAGCTTGGGAAGACCCTGCGAGCTTTAAGCCTGAGAGGTTTTTAAATTCTGAATTAGATTTCAAGGGAAATGATTTTGAGTTCTTGCCATTTGGTGGGGGAAGGAGAATTTGCCCTGGATGGCCAATGGCCATTAGGCAAGTTCACTTGACCTTAGCTGCTTTGCTGCACCACTTTGAGTGGTCTCTTCCCCATAATATGACTCCTGATAAGCTCAACATGAATGAGGTGTGCGGGGTGACATTACAGAAAGAGGACCCTCTTGTGCTCataccaaagataaaaaaatgaTCATAGTTCTAAAATACCATAAGTACGTATTATTTTGACAGTTGTTCAATCATGCTAAAATAATCTATATGTAAGTTGTTTTACATAATGTGAATGAGAAATTTGGCTTTTGGGTCAAACTCTCAAGATGTATCTTTTGTTGGTGTATTTTACCAAAATAAAAAGCTTGTAAGTTTGCCACAtgggaaattttgatttttattaaaatttcaaGGCCTTTCTCATTTTGAGCT
The Malania oleifera isolate guangnan ecotype guangnan chromosome 13, ASM2987363v1, whole genome shotgun sequence DNA segment above includes these coding regions:
- the LOC131145496 gene encoding probable (S)-N-methylcoclaurine 3'-hydroxylase isozyme 2; translation: MEAMAATSSPFFVSGDNNLHLVTVPILLLLPLLFLFLKHRYSKHHNLPPGPFPWPIIGNIASVGYKQHEDLAKLAEVHGPLMSLRMGSQLVVIGSNKAAATEILKTHDRTLSGRIPPHVSPAKSPERNHLSMGWTFECTEQWKFLRTLCRTELFGGKILDSRMDIRARKIEEMVDFLATKEGQLVTIREVLFSTAFNVLGNVLMSKDFLALEDGEGQVMCDIARNLMELWTKPNISDLYPFLGGLDIQGRKREAYKCSERLYNVWRGRMKEKRERMRRGEERATRDFLDVLLDNNFTDDQVDVMFLELFLAGTDTSTSTVEWAIAELFKHPKMLNKICEELEKEAPKGYLKETDIARFPYLQACVKETLRLHPAAPIIPRRSTEKCEVMNYTIPEDTQVLVNIWSIGRDPEAWEDPASFKPERFLNSELDFKGNDFEFLPFGGGRRICPGWPMAIRQVHLTLAALLHHFEWSLPHNMTPDKLNMNEVCGVTLQKEDPLVLIPKIKK